In a genomic window of Mycolicibacter heraklionensis:
- the brnA gene encoding type II toxin-antitoxin system BrnA family antitoxin codes for MKADEFDERFDNGQDMAAALDTARARRPGEQHRRVNVDFPVWMIAELDREATRLGVTRQSLIKVWIAEKLDHGGHTAA; via the coding sequence ATGAAAGCTGACGAGTTCGACGAACGATTCGACAACGGCCAGGACATGGCCGCCGCTCTCGACACCGCACGGGCACGCCGCCCGGGCGAGCAGCACCGCCGAGTCAACGTCGACTTCCCGGTCTGGATGATCGCCGAACTCGACCGCGAAGCAACCCGACTCGGAGTCACCCGCCAGTCGCTCATCAAAGTCTGGATCGCGGAGAAACTTGACCACGGCGGTCACACCGCGGCCTGA
- a CDS encoding MarR family winged helix-turn-helix transcriptional regulator, which translates to MWRGYLDSTRLLLRELEVQLVADGGITFADFEVLVLLSEARQRRLRMGELTEAAVTTRSGTTGAVSRLARAGWLRRVGCDEDKRGWFAELTDSGLAKLESVSGGHVATLRRNLFDLLSARDVDLFAHAYAQIRDNLSESADPRSC; encoded by the coding sequence ATGTGGCGGGGGTACCTGGACAGCACCCGGCTGCTGTTGCGGGAGCTCGAAGTTCAGCTGGTCGCCGACGGCGGGATCACCTTTGCCGATTTCGAGGTTCTGGTGCTGTTGTCCGAGGCGCGGCAACGCCGGTTGCGGATGGGCGAGCTCACCGAGGCGGCGGTCACGACCCGTAGCGGGACCACCGGTGCGGTGAGTCGATTGGCCAGAGCGGGCTGGCTGCGCCGCGTCGGGTGCGACGAGGACAAACGCGGATGGTTCGCCGAGTTGACCGACTCCGGGCTGGCGAAGCTGGAGTCGGTTTCGGGCGGGCACGTTGCCACGTTGCGGCGCAACCTTTTCGACCTGCTCAGTGCGCGCGACGTGGACCTGTTCGCGCACGCCTATGCGCAGATCCGCGACAACTTGTCGGAGAGCGCCGACCCGCGTTCCTGTTGA
- a CDS encoding uracil-DNA glycosylase: MLNHPRTGQLFDSPVPPGAGWPGDPATPETPQAVDAARVVQLADQAASIDELDALISVCRACPRLVTWREQVAVTKRKSFADQPYWGRPVPGWGSPKPKIVIVGLAPAANGANRTGRMFTGDRSGDQLYAALYRAGLVNQPTSVDAADGLHANDIRIIAPVRCAPPDNAPTTVERNTCAPWIDAEWQLIAPHVRVMVALGGFAWQIALRIAAGQVPKPKPKFGHGAVAELGPALRLLGCYHPSQQNMFTGRLTPAMLDDIFGDAARLAGLRG; encoded by the coding sequence ATGCTCAACCACCCCCGGACCGGTCAGCTGTTCGACTCCCCGGTGCCGCCCGGCGCCGGCTGGCCCGGTGACCCGGCAACCCCGGAAACGCCGCAGGCCGTCGACGCCGCGCGGGTGGTGCAGCTGGCCGACCAAGCCGCCTCGATCGACGAACTCGACGCGCTGATCAGCGTCTGCCGGGCCTGCCCGCGACTGGTGACCTGGCGCGAACAGGTCGCGGTCACCAAGCGAAAGTCCTTCGCCGACCAGCCCTACTGGGGGCGGCCGGTGCCCGGCTGGGGCTCGCCGAAGCCCAAGATCGTGATCGTCGGACTGGCCCCGGCTGCCAATGGCGCCAACCGCACCGGCCGGATGTTCACCGGCGACCGGTCGGGCGACCAGTTGTACGCCGCGCTGTACCGGGCCGGCCTGGTCAACCAGCCCACCAGCGTCGACGCCGCGGATGGGCTGCACGCCAACGACATCCGGATCATCGCCCCGGTGCGCTGCGCCCCACCCGACAACGCTCCGACGACGGTCGAGCGCAACACCTGCGCGCCGTGGATCGACGCCGAATGGCAACTGATCGCTCCCCACGTGCGGGTGATGGTGGCGCTGGGCGGCTTCGCCTGGCAGATCGCGCTGCGGATTGCCGCCGGCCAAGTGCCCAAGCCCAAACCGAAGTTCGGCCACGGAGCGGTCGCCGAACTCGGCCCGGCGCTGCGGCTGCTGGGCTGCTATCACCCCAGCCAACAGAACATGTTCACCGGACGGCTGACCCCGGCCATGCTGGACGACATCTTTGGCGACGCGGCTCGGCTGGCGGGATTGAGGGGCTGA
- a CDS encoding BrnT family toxin: MLAFEFDPAKSAANLTKHGIDFDVAQSIWSDPRRIEVPARTTDEPRWMAIGQIDGRCWSAVLTYPR, encoded by the coding sequence GTGTTGGCGTTCGAGTTCGATCCAGCCAAGAGCGCTGCAAACCTGACCAAGCACGGCATCGACTTCGATGTTGCACAGTCCATTTGGTCCGACCCCCGCCGCATCGAAGTGCCGGCACGCACGACGGATGAGCCGAGGTGGATGGCGATCGGGCAGATAGACGGCCGATGCTGGTCCGCGGTATTGACCTACCCGAGATGA